AAGGTGGCCATGCACCTTATGCCCGGACTCTTCTCAGACTTTGAAAGGGACCTCCGGATCTTCAGGAGGATCTTCAATGACCCCTCCTTCAGGCCGGATATGATCAAGATATACCCCTGCCTTGTGACCAGGGGCAGTGAACTCTACAGGATGTGGGAGAAGGGGGAATACAGGCCCTACTCAACTGAGGAGGCCGTTGACCTCATCGTCGAGATAAAGAAGATGCTCCCCAAGTGGGTCAGGACAATGAGGATACAGAGGGACATACCCTCACAGCTCATAGTGGACGGTGTAAGGAAGTCCAACCTTGGTGAACTGGTCTACCGGCGCTTGGAGGAGGAGGGCTTCAGGTGCAGGTGCATAAGGTGCCGTGAGGTGGGTCACCTCTCCAGGAGGGGTGCTGAAGTCGATGAAGAGAGCGTGACCCTCATGGTTGAGGATTACATGGCAACGGGTGGAAGGGAGTTCTTCCTCTCCCAGGAGGACCCTGTGAACGATGTTCTCGTGGGATTCCTGAGGCTGAGGTTCCCATCAGAGAGGGCTCATCGCCCTGAGGTTGATTCCAGAACAGCCCTCGTGAGGGAGCTTCATGTTTACGGTTCAATGATACCCATAGGTGAACAGCGCGAAACCGTAGGACAGCACAGGGGCTACGGTGAGGAGCTGCTCTCAGAGGCAGAGGAGATCTCAAGGGAAAACGGAATGGATCGTATCCTTGTCACAAGCGGGATAGGTGCCCGTGAATACTACCGGAAGTTCGGCTATGAAAGAGAAGGCCCCTACATGGCAAAAAGGCTTTGATTTAACTTTAGATCTGTCATCCATTAAGGAAGGTGATTGAAAGATGAAGATAAAAAGCAAGGAAGAACTGGCATCCCTTATAGACCATACCAATGTCAGGGCAGATGCAACCCCCGCAGACATTGAGAGGCTCTGCAGGGAGGCTGAAGAATACGGGTTCCGTTGTGCCGTGGTAACACCCACAAATGTCAGGCTTGCATCCGAACTCCTGAGCAGCTCTGAAGTCATGGTATGCTCGGTTGTTGGTTTCCCTGCAGGGGTCAGCACGCCCTCAGTGAAGGCCCTTGAGGCCTCGGAGGCCGTTGAAAACGGGGCCGAGGAGATAGATATGGTCATGAACATAGGCGCCATGAAGGCCGGGGACACCGAACTTGTCCATGAGGATGTGAGTGGCGTTGTTGAGGCTGCGGGAGTACCCGTTAAGGTCATACTCGAGACAGCCTACCTCACCGATGAGGAAAAGGTGAAGGCGTGTATTATAAGCAGGGACGCCGGGGCTGCCTTTGTGAAGACCTCAACAGCCTACGGGGGGCTTCCAGGGGCAACTGTAGAGGATGTTAGACTCATGAGGAGGACCGTTGGTGATGATATGGGTGTTAAGGCCGCGGGGGGTATAAGGGACTTTGAAACAGCCCTTGCGATGCTTGAGGCCGGCGCGGATCGTATAGGAACATCAACGGGTGTAGAGATAGTGGAGGGATTCAGGGTTGAGGATCAGGATAACCGTTGAGGGCAAGGGACAGGCCATTGGAGAACTGGATGACAGGAACCCTGAATCCGCAAGGAGGATCTATGAGAGCCTCCCCATTGAAGGAAGGGCGCTTCTATGGATGGAGGAGGTCTACTTTGACATACCTGTAACCCTTGACTATGAGAACCCCTCAGGGACGGCGTCCCCTGGGGACATCTCCTACTGGCCGCCTGGATACGCCCTCTGCATATTCTTTGGATCAACCCAGCCCTATTCCGAGGTCAACCATATCGGCAGGGTCATGGAAAACCTTGAACTCTTCTCCCGGGTTGATGAGGGCGACAGGATAATCATAGAAAAAATATGATCCAGTAATCAGGACTTGCAGATAACCGGGAACAGGACACATCCTGAATTGAACAATTATAGAAGAGTGCCCCCTAAAACAGGCGCTGGAGGAGAAACTGATAATTAAACATCAATGATCTCCCTGTAGAGTGTGTCCCTCCTTGCAGGGATCCTGCCTATATCCCTGACAACCCTCACTATCTCAGAGGGTTCTGTCCTGACACCATAGGATGCACCGGCAGACCTTGAGATGTTCTCCTCTCCAAGTGTCCCTCCAAAGTCGTTGGCCCCTGAGAGGAGTGCTATCTGGGCGAATTTGAAGCCCAGTTTAACCCATGAGGCCTGTATGTTCCTTATCAATCCCCTGAACATGAGCCTTGATATCGCATAAACCTTGAGGTCCTGGGCGCCCGTTGCACCGGGCATTGCATCACCATCACGGTATATGGGGGCGTTGGGGTGCATGAAGGGTAACGGTACGAACTCGGTGAATCCCCCTGTCCTCTCCTGTATGTCCCTTAGGATTGCCATGTGTTCAACCCTGTGCTCAGGGGTGTCTATGTGGCCGTACATCATGGTGCAGGTTGTGGGTATGCCTACACGGTGGGCTGTCTCTATAACCTCAACCCATTCACCGGTACTCAGTTTGGTGGGGCAGATGACTGACCTCACATCATCATTCAGTATCTCCGCTGCGGTTCCAGGCATTG
The sequence above is drawn from the Methanothermobacter wolfeii genome and encodes:
- the deoC gene encoding deoxyribose-phosphate aldolase; its protein translation is MKIKSKEELASLIDHTNVRADATPADIERLCREAEEYGFRCAVVTPTNVRLASELLSSSEVMVCSVVGFPAGVSTPSVKALEASEAVENGAEEIDMVMNIGAMKAGDTELVHEDVSGVVEAAGVPVKVILETAYLTDEEKVKACIISRDAGAAFVKTSTAYGGLPGATVEDVRLMRRTVGDDMGVKAAGGIRDFETALAMLEAGADRIGTSTGVEIVEGFRVEDQDNR
- a CDS encoding cyclophilin-like fold protein; this translates as MRIRITVEGKGQAIGELDDRNPESARRIYESLPIEGRALLWMEEVYFDIPVTLDYENPSGTASPGDISYWPPGYALCIFFGSTQPYSEVNHIGRVMENLELFSRVDEGDRIIIEKI
- the cofH gene encoding 5-amino-6-(D-ribitylamino)uracil--L-tyrosine 4-hydroxyphenyl transferase CofH codes for the protein MFGTAGIKTRTRKILEKAVDEPIGTEDALYLMDVTGRDLQALLMVADIVRESECGDRVTFIENWNINFTNICSGKCGFCAFRRDEMDDDSHYLETEEIIKIAEKAVENGARELCIQGGLYPGLDTYFYEDLIREIKSRFPDVHLHSFSPMEVYYGARNAELSIEEALRILKRAGLGSMPGTAAEILNDDVRSVICPTKLSTGEWVEVIETAHRVGIPTTCTMMYGHIDTPEHRVEHMAILRDIQERTGGFTEFVPLPFMHPNAPIYRDGDAMPGATGAQDLKVYAISRLMFRGLIRNIQASWVKLGFKFAQIALLSGANDFGGTLGEENISRSAGASYGVRTEPSEIVRVVRDIGRIPARRDTLYREIIDV